One Kazachstania africana CBS 2517 chromosome 5, complete genome DNA window includes the following coding sequences:
- the BAT2 gene encoding branched-chain-amino-acid transaminase BAT2 (similar to Saccharomyces cerevisiae BAT2 (YJR148W) and BAT1 (YHR208W); ancestral locus Anc_4.389) produces the protein MSAPLDSSKLTVTRTTTPSQPKPNDQLVFGQTFTDHMLTVEWTEEKGWANPEIKPYAPLSLDPATIVFHYAFELFEGMKAYRTEDNKITMFRPDMNMKRMNKSAARICLPKFDEEELLKLIGTLIEQDKHLIPVGQGYSLYIRPTMIGTSVGLGVSTPDKALLYVICSPVGPYYKTGFKAVKLEATDYATRAWPGGVGDKKLGANYAPCVLPQLQAAERGYQQNLWLFGPEHNITEVGTMNAFFVFQNLATGKKELVTAPLDGTILEGVTRDSILNLARERLDSNEWDINERYCTITEVAERSKNGELVEAFGSGTAAIVSPIKEIGWKGESINVPLLPGEQSGALTKQIAAWIGDIQYGRQEHKGWSRVVADLK, from the coding sequence ATGTCTGCTCCTTTAGACTCTTCTAAACTTACTGTCACAAGAACTACAACTCCATCCCAACCAAAACCTAATGATCAATTAGTTTTCGGTCAAACTTTCACAGATCATATGTTAACTGTGGAATGGACCGAAGAAAAAGGTTGGGCCAATCCAGAAATTAAGCCTTATGCTCCATTATCTTTGGATCCTGCTACAATTGTCTTCCACTACGCCTTCGAATTATTTGAAGGTATGAAGGCTTACAGAActgaagataataaaatcacTATGTTCCGTCCAGATATGAACATGAAACGTATGAATAAATCTGCTGCTAGAATCTGTCTACCAAAGtttgatgaggaagaacTGCTCAAATTGATCGGTACTTTAATTGAGCAAGATAAACATTTGATTCCAGTTGGTCAAGGTTATTCTCTATATATTAGACCAACTATGATTGGTACCAGCGTTGGCCTAGGTGTCTCTACTCCAGATAAAGCCTTACTTTATGTCATCTGTTCCCCTGTCGGTCCTTACTACAAGACTGGTTTCAAAGCCGTCAAATTGGAAGCTACCGATTACGCTACTAGAGCTTGGCCAGGTGGTGTTGGTGACAAGAAATTAGGTGCTAACTATGCTCCATGTGTCTTACCACAATTACAAGCTGCTGAAAGAGGTTATCAACAAAATCTATGGCTATTTGGTCCTGAACACAACATTACTGAAGTTGGTACAATGAATGCCTTTTTCGTTTTCCAAAACCTTGCTACAGGTAAAAAAGAACTAGTTACCGCTCCACTAGATGGTACCATCTTAGAAGGTGTTACTAGAGACTCCATCTTAAATTTAGCAAGAGAAAGATTAGATTCGAATGAATGGGATATCAACGAACGTTACTGTACCATAACTGAAGTCGCAGAAAGATCCAAGAATGGTGAATTGGTAGAAGCCTTTGGTTCTGGTACTGCCGCTATCGTCTCTCCTATCAAGGAAATTGGTTGGAAAGGTGAATCGATCAATGTTCCATTATTACCAGGTGAACAATCGGGTGCATTAACCAAGCAAATCGCTGCGTGGATTGGTGACATCCAATACGGTAGACAAGAACATAAAGGTTGGTCCAGAGTTGTTGCTGATCTAAAATAA
- the RMD6 gene encoding Rmd6p (similar to Saccharomyces cerevisiae RMD6 (YEL072W)), which translates to MTSAENSIIVISGPVLQKCSDGTLRALTAILNKGYDLPRYKFNAVQSDRVQDHESFCHDFGLDEEGTMLYLLVNDIKDISSELKLIGTTGSYPLYSSDVPGHYNFSFENVLATIAYKTFPASEIPNSFEVTAFTSFGKGCGIEIANATIEHFKKVHPSCDSLIAKVITNHDLVPYYEKKLNYIELDRITVPKKETVKAKFHDSFKIACDIQVATLKRMI; encoded by the coding sequence ATGACTTCAGCAGAAAATAGTATAATAGTAATATCTGGGCCagttttacaaaaatgTTCCGATGGCACTTTGAGGGCATTAACGGCCATTTTGAACAAAGGCTATGATCTACCAAGATACAAATTCAATGCTGTCCAAAGTGACAGAGTCCAAGACCATGAATCATTCTGCCATGACTTCGGTCTCGATGAAGAAGGTACCATGCTTTACCTTTTAGTGAATGATATAAAGGATATCAGCAGTGAGCTGAAGTTAATCGGAACAACAGGAAGTTATCCATTATACAGCAGCGATGTACCCGGCCATTAcaacttttcatttgaaaacGTCCTGGCTACAATAGCTTACAAGACTTTCCCAGCCTCAGAAATCCCAAATTCATTCGAGGTGACTGCTTTCACTTCATTTGGTAAAGGCTGCGGTATTGAAATTGCCAATGCCACTATTGAGCACTTTAAAAAGGTCCATCCATCATGTGACTCTCTGATAGCTAAAGTCATCACTAATCATGATCTAGTTCCTTATTATGAGAAGAAGCTGAACTACATTGAACTGGATAGAATTACGGTGCCAAAAAAGGAGACAGTGAAGGCAAAGTTCCACGATAGTTTCAAGATTGCTTGCGACATTCAAGTTGcaactttgaaaagaatgattTAA
- the KAFR0E04495 gene encoding DUF5314 domain-containing protein, with product MHRKNNTNMNVQENSVVNKTDTTNFVRQLIKEVENLNWNDEGVMSPKLSKKEDFEKWSNALFEHLLKSNVYLYEYFKSGILDFTEMDESARTILSKCFENSLRSLIIKSVQDDIVQELNDFCQKHSNSISAFTLFHFLKDKYSGRPSVQKCEVFDMLSKIDGKTTDEKKKWVDRCSRLLLGKSQEEEQLVNTFSRDQVNRYEGLRNKRMEQISEVLYSVCTQINGPKTCSKNKVYNRAWLSFKENLRFRPVLTLLLLAIGASGLNKFIGRFISD from the coding sequence ATGCATCGcaaaaataatacaaatatGAATGTGCAGGAAAATTCAGTAGTAAACAAAACCGATACTACAAATTTTGTGCGACAATTGATCAAAGAGGTTGAAAATCTTAACTGGAACGATGAGGGGGTTATGTCACccaaactttcaaaaaaggaagattttgaaaaatggtcAAATGCACTTTTTGAACATTTGTTAAAGTCAAATGTTTACTTATATGAATACTTCAAATCCGGCATACTTGACTTTACTGAAATGGATGAGTCAGCCAGAACTATTTTAAGTAAATGCTTTGAGAATTCGTTACGCAGTTTGATTATCAAATCTGTCCAAGACGACATCGTTCAAGAGCTTAATGACTTCTGCCAAAAACATTCCAATTCTATTTCAGCTTTCACTTTATTTcactttttgaaagataaataCTCCGGTAGACCTTCCGTGCAAAAGTGTGAGGTTTTTGATATGCTAAGCAAAATTGATGGCAAAACCacagatgaaaaaaaaaaatgggtCGACAGATGTTCAAGACTTCTCCTTGGAAAGAgtcaagaagaagaacagcTAGTCAACACTTTCTCGCGTGACCAAGTCAACCGGTATGAGGGTCTTCGTAATAAAAGGATGGAACAAATATCAGAAGTACTCTACTCAGTTTGCACTCAGATAAATGGACCAAAGACatgttcaaaaaataaGGTTTACAATAGAGCATGGTTaagtttcaaagaaaacttACGTTTTAGGCCGGTACTTACGTTACTATTGCTAGCGATTGGGGCTTCAGGACTTAACAAGTTTATTGGAAGGTTTATTTCTGACTGA
- the KAFR0E04500 gene encoding uncharacterized protein: MGMLLLHRKCACDRTVKTFIYKLQINFPSSSTSSKFFHICDQLDNIMSSFFSFQHTQWRVQMVDLFFLIVALGLVKRIDAIPVRLAKRVSINKYVTKAGITFFQEVANDISQVKGIVCSASAIAGVTGLIAAGFAVCVGTLVVGAMASALAAGLREYAADSQWEWYKGSAEVGKRSDVVSFDLPKLNMTFFGGPAVTSQYYEVISTYLLEHTSNITFLAQAQTGTSNQITKRDEGDYFVTWTFDRGDFNTTVYARPESVASAAAALLDHISNGTTLQKRDEGEWASFNTYGMNVIASNLWMLDEGEQIDEAGPVVGNWITSQVQSCTNSPECYAVESKFCLAIGASSTPGDTSIIVGEAYIQAFGGIDNECDSL, encoded by the coding sequence ATGGGTATGTTGCTTTTACATCGAAAGTGCGCTTGTGACAGAACAGTAAAAACtttcatatataaattacaGATAAATTTCCCTTCAAGTAGTACAAGTTCCAAGTTTTTTCACATATGTGACCAGCTAGATAATATTATGAGCagcttcttttcttttcaacatACGCAATGGCGCGTGCAGATGGTTGaccttttttttctaattgtcGCATTAGGATTAGTGAAGCGCATTGACGCAATACCGGTCAGATTGGCAAAAAGAGTGTCAATCAACAAATATGTTACAAAAGCAGGCATCACATTTTTCCAAGAAGTCGCTAATGATATATCTCAAGTAAAAGGTATAGTTTGCTCAGCTAGTGCTATCGCTGGTGTGACCGGTTTAATTGCTGCTGGCTTTGCTGTTTGTGTCGGGACTCTGGTAGTGGGAGCTATGGCATCCGCCTTAGCTGCAGGCCTCCGAGAATATGCTGCTGATAGCCAATGGGAATGGTATAAAGGTTCTGCTGAAGTGGGAAAACGAAGTGACGTCGTCAGTTTCGACCTTCCTAAACTTAATATGACTTTTTTTGGTGGCCCTGCTGTTACCTCCCAATATTATGAGGTAATTTCCACCTATCTTTTGGAGCACACTTCTAATATCACATTTCTGGCTCAAGCACAAACTGGTACTAGTAATCAAATTACAAAGCGTGACGAAGGTGACTACTTTGTTACATGGACATTTGATAGGGGAGATTTCAATACTACTGTGTATGCTCGTCCGGAAAGTGTGGCatcagcagcagcagctcTGCTGGACCATATATCTAATGGTACCACGCTTCAAAAAAGAGATGAGGGAGAATGGGCATCATTCAATACTTATGGAATGAATGTTATTGCCTCAAATTTATGGATGCTTGATGAAGGTGAACAGATTGATGAAGCTGGGCCAGTCGTAGGGAATTGGATCACTTCGCAAGTTCAGTCATGTACAAACAGTCCAGAATGTTATGCAGTTGAAAGTAAGTTTTGTCTCGCAATTGGAGCTAGCTCAACGCCTGGAGATACGTCAATTATTGTAGGCGAAGCTTATATTCAAGCATTTGGAGGCATAGACAACGAATGCGACAGCTTATAA